A portion of the Acidimicrobiales bacterium genome contains these proteins:
- a CDS encoding nitroreductase family deazaflavin-dependent oxidoreductase: MPDRYLRPSWFTKRIFNGAVASLARVGVSVMGSRILTVRGRTTGADRSIPVNLLTYGGQRYLVAPRGTTQWVRNLRAAGEGRLRVGRRVEAFRADEVPDDEKTEILRAYLRRWRFEVGAFFQGVGPKSPDGELRRIAPDHPVFRVTGGSR, translated from the coding sequence ATGCCCGACCGCTACCTCAGGCCCAGCTGGTTCACCAAGAGGATCTTCAACGGCGCCGTGGCGTCCCTGGCCCGCGTCGGGGTCAGCGTGATGGGGTCCCGGATCCTCACCGTGCGCGGCCGGACGACCGGTGCGGACCGGTCGATCCCGGTCAATCTGCTGACCTACGGCGGCCAGCGGTACCTCGTGGCCCCGCGTGGGACGACCCAGTGGGTGCGCAACCTGCGCGCCGCCGGGGAGGGTCGGCTCCGGGTCGGGCGCCGGGTCGAGGCCTTCCGGGCCGACGAGGTTCCCGACGACGAGAAGACCGAGATCCTTCGCGCCTACCTTCGCCGCTGGCGGTTCGAGGTCGGGGCGTTCTTCCAGGGGGTCGGGCCCAAGTCCCCGGACGGGGAACTGCGCCGGATCGCGCCCGACCACCCCGTCTTCCGGGTCACGGGCGGGTCGCGGTGA
- a CDS encoding DUF3089 domain-containing protein, which produces MRPRLGIRRPALATVGALLALAGCSGAASSRGSGGPTGARGTTGSGAPTAAQRAAVAAGASAALTDSAGIEWLCRPGRSPEPCRSDLSAVVIPASGPSHVQRTALPADAPVDCFYVYPTVSSQKTAVADLHVDPAETFVATTQASRFSQVCRVYAPMYRQLTDSAILSLSALTAANSATAYHYVEAAWTDYLAHYNHGRGVVLIGHSQGAAMVTALLRRMVDGNPAVRRRLVSAIVLGGNVTVPTGRTVGGSFAHIPACTSSTETGCVIAYSTFSQAPPAGSLFGRPGIGVSFQVSLLPDAPGEPHLPPAALQVLCVNPAAPGGGTADLDPYFPSGASAPWTTDPGLYQARCTSANGATWLQVTAPVTPGDHRPVVGQTLGPLWGLHQVDVNIALGDLVNLVQRESGAYRSDRAR; this is translated from the coding sequence GTGCGACCACGCCTCGGCATCCGGCGCCCGGCGCTTGCCACGGTCGGGGCGCTCCTGGCCCTGGCGGGATGCTCGGGGGCCGCGTCGAGCCGCGGTTCGGGTGGCCCGACGGGAGCACGGGGCACCACCGGCTCGGGCGCCCCTACCGCGGCGCAGCGGGCGGCCGTGGCGGCGGGGGCATCGGCCGCCCTCACCGACTCCGCCGGGATCGAGTGGCTGTGCCGGCCCGGCCGGTCCCCCGAACCCTGCCGCTCCGACCTCAGCGCCGTCGTCATCCCCGCCTCGGGCCCGTCCCACGTCCAGCGCACCGCCCTGCCCGCCGATGCACCGGTCGACTGCTTCTACGTGTACCCGACGGTCAGCTCCCAGAAGACCGCCGTGGCCGACCTGCACGTCGACCCGGCCGAGACCTTCGTCGCGACCACGCAGGCGTCGCGGTTCTCCCAGGTGTGCCGGGTCTACGCGCCGATGTACCGGCAGCTGACCGATTCGGCCATCCTCAGCCTCTCCGCCCTCACCGCCGCCAACTCCGCCACCGCGTACCACTACGTCGAAGCGGCGTGGACCGACTACCTGGCCCACTACAACCACGGCCGCGGTGTCGTCCTGATCGGGCACTCGCAGGGGGCGGCCATGGTCACCGCCCTGCTGCGGCGCATGGTGGACGGCAATCCCGCCGTCCGCCGCCGGCTCGTGTCGGCCATCGTCCTCGGTGGCAACGTGACGGTGCCGACGGGCCGAACGGTGGGCGGCAGCTTTGCCCACATCCCGGCGTGCACATCGAGCACCGAGACCGGATGCGTGATCGCCTACTCGACGTTCTCCCAGGCCCCGCCGGCGGGCAGCCTGTTCGGCCGCCCCGGGATCGGCGTCAGCTTCCAGGTCAGCCTCCTGCCGGACGCTCCCGGTGAGCCCCATCTTCCCCCCGCGGCCCTCCAGGTCCTCTGCGTCAATCCCGCCGCGCCGGGAGGGGGGACGGCGGACCTCGACCCCTACTTCCCGAGCGGTGCCTCGGCTCCCTGGACCACCGATCCCGGCCTTTACCAGGCCCGGTGCACGAGCGCCAACGGCGCCACCTGGCTGCAGGTGACGGCCCCGGTCACCCCGGGGGACCACCGCCCCGTGGTCGGTCAGACCCTCGGGCCGCTGTGGGGCCTGCACCAGGTGGACGTCAACATCGCTCTCGGCGATCTGGTCAACCTGGTGCAGCGGGAGTCCGGCGCCTACCGGAGCGACCGGGCCCGCTGA
- a CDS encoding cyclic nucleotide-binding domain-containing protein — protein sequence MAAPQVRTAGARGRPRFALGRPTPLLRLQLQRQLGQLGVFAGCDRRQLGRLARWGDLVQVEPGEVILREDHSDWWFVVVLSGSLALTRGGRPVGTVGAGEHVGADTIVGLRPQRATARTAEPTVLFLLGPRYLLSLVTAAPTFQRTLFPDVGPADYPEFSHRMLEQGRAEWHRVGLPPGWSRRGPAAEKRRPAGVWPVTSPRPGRILTLRDAVAVITCATAGQESPAAPGRAPVRRLSPWWRRGAAAGAGALTLVALIAYHPPVAVVTAGRPLDVVSDIAISGVPTHPADGHYLLLWISVSRPDLAGTVAAFLTGRTTVSAGPALSASQEAAAERIGRRQYLASRGTAVAAAIRLAGLDPRRVRVRIRDRGLTGPSAGLVYALAVSDLLGRDLAHGRAVAATGTLDPAGQVGAVGWVVIKATGAAGAGASVLLVPQGEAGGVLGSGYRGPVLVVSSLAQAEAALTATRP from the coding sequence GTGGCGGCTCCGCAGGTGAGGACGGCGGGGGCACGCGGCCGGCCCCGTTTCGCCCTGGGCCGGCCCACTCCGCTCCTCCGGCTCCAGCTGCAGCGCCAGCTGGGCCAGCTCGGGGTCTTCGCCGGGTGTGACCGCCGCCAGCTGGGCCGGCTGGCCCGGTGGGGGGACCTGGTGCAGGTCGAGCCGGGGGAGGTCATCCTGCGGGAGGACCACTCCGACTGGTGGTTCGTCGTCGTGCTCAGCGGCTCGCTGGCCCTGACCCGCGGCGGGCGGCCGGTGGGAACGGTCGGAGCGGGAGAGCACGTCGGCGCCGACACCATCGTCGGCCTGCGCCCCCAGCGCGCCACGGCCCGGACCGCCGAGCCCACTGTCCTGTTTCTCCTCGGTCCCCGCTACCTGCTGTCCCTGGTGACGGCGGCGCCAACGTTCCAGCGCACGCTCTTCCCTGACGTCGGCCCGGCGGACTACCCGGAGTTCTCGCATCGCATGCTCGAGCAGGGCCGGGCCGAGTGGCACCGCGTGGGACTGCCTCCCGGCTGGTCACGTCGTGGCCCCGCCGCCGAGAAGCGCCGGCCCGCCGGGGTCTGGCCGGTCACGTCGCCCCGCCCGGGGCGGATCCTGACCCTGCGCGACGCCGTGGCCGTGATCACCTGCGCGACCGCGGGCCAGGAGAGCCCGGCGGCCCCGGGCCGCGCCCCGGTGCGGAGGTTGAGCCCGTGGTGGAGGCGGGGGGCGGCGGCCGGGGCCGGGGCCCTGACGCTCGTGGCTCTCATCGCCTACCACCCACCGGTGGCGGTGGTGACAGCCGGGCGCCCGCTTGACGTCGTCTCCGACATCGCCATCTCCGGGGTCCCCACCCATCCGGCCGACGGTCACTACCTGCTGCTCTGGATCAGCGTCTCCCGGCCCGACCTGGCGGGGACGGTCGCCGCCTTCCTCACCGGTAGGACCACGGTGTCGGCCGGCCCGGCCCTGTCTGCCTCCCAGGAGGCGGCGGCCGAGCGGATCGGCCGCCGTCAGTACCTGGCCAGCCGGGGGACCGCCGTGGCCGCCGCCATCCGCCTGGCCGGCCTCGACCCCCGCCGGGTGCGGGTCCGGATCCGCGACCGCGGCCTGACCGGCCCGTCGGCCGGTCTCGTCTACGCCCTGGCGGTGAGCGACCTCCTCGGGCGGGACCTGGCCCACGGGCGCGCCGTGGCCGCCACCGGCACCCTGGACCCCGCCGGCCAGGTGGGCGCCGTCGGCTGGGTCGTGATCAAGGCGACCGGGGCGGCCGGCGCCGGCGCCTCCGTCCTTCTGGTCCCTCAGGGAGAGGCCGGCGGCGTGCTGGGGTCCGGGTACCGCGGGCCGGTGCTGGTGGTCTCGAGCCTGGCCCAGGCCGAGGCGGCGCTCACCGCGACCCGCCCGTGA